The nucleotide sequence TTACCACCTGGAAGCAACATTACACCTAGACACAAATGCAAGGAACACACGGGAAGGACCAGCCGTCTAAGTTACGCCTTCAGTGGCATTGCAGAGCTGTAGGAAGTCTCACAGATGGGTTCATAATCTAGGTGGGTACAGATGCCAGTTTTGCTTCAGTCTGCACCAGAAAGGTTAATGGTGACGATACTCCACAAAATTAACACAGGAAGGGACGGAAGCCAAACCAGGGCCGGGCAGGTTAAAGCAAAGGACGGTAAGTGAGAGTAATATAATGTAGCACAGCCTGGGAACCGCCAGCCGCGATCTGTGGGAGCTCCTGGAAGAAGGGGCAGGCCCGGGAAAGAAGCAAACCCAGGACTCACTATAAAGGGGGCAGCTGGGAATCAGGAACCCGCCAGTCTCGGTTCGATACGTGGTGAGATACTAGAACTTTTGACCCCAGATAGATTTTTCggcctccccacagctccagcaccgAGTGCCGCAGGGCCAAGACGGCATCCCTGTTTGCTTTCAGCCAGCCACCTGTTCATTGCCTCAGGTGGACCTGGTTTTTACACTGCAATGGGGTTCACGACATGCCCCCTTCACCATGCTACAGCCCTCAATGATCCCCACCCCCTATGGGGCCCAGAGCCATGGATTCCCCCCACACCCGTGTTCCCCAAGGCAGCTCTGCCGGCCTCAGCTGAGGGGGGCTAGGAAGACAGACACAAGACGCTGCTCACCCTTCAGTGCCTGCTGTTAACGAAGCCCCCCCGACGTTTCGCTCAGATGTCTGCCGAGTCCAGCCCAGCCTCTTCCCAAGGGCTCCTGGTGCTACGTAGGAGACTCAGGCTCTGACACCCCGCGACAAGGAACTCTCCGACGATGCCGTGTAACAAGGCCTGCACTGTCCACCACTGCCTGCGCCTGAAGACTGTGGAACGGAGCCCCCACTGGACACCCCCCCCATGTAGACACTTAGTCCCCTTTTCTCGACCCCAGCCCAGGTGAGGGGTCACCCTGAGGCTACCGGAGGCTTTGCCCGGCTCCACGCTGCCTGACAAGGCTGGCTGGTTTTCATGGCCTTCGAGCGCCAAGAACACAGACCAACGTGTCCCCAAACCGAGCCAGGTGGGACACCCGGGCTGTTGTGGCTTCCCTCAGGCagcctctgtctctctcccccagccccaagaGACACTCTCTTCCCAgcgccagggagagaacccagcagtcctgattccaggggaggggtggctggtTTGGGGCACTTCTAGGGGGCAGTGGACACCCCCACCCCAATGAAGCAAGCCCAAATTTTACAAAACaaccaaaaaagccccaattttATTGAGTGGCTTCATGACTGGTCTGTTTGAACAGCAAACCTGTTTGCTAGAAAATGCagcaaccccccacccctcccgcacCACCACCTGCCGAAGCCCACTATAAAAGCAAAGCTAAAAAGCACCATATGGCGAATATTTGCCCCTTCGagaccaactccccctccccagagaggaggggggtggaTTTATCCCCCCCAGGGGAGTGGAAGGACTCGAGTGTGGGACAACGACCTCTCCTGACCAGGGTATGTCAGGGAGGttccgggggccggggggggggggggggggggtaagggatGAGCCTGgattagggcaggagctgcatgAGGTGTCAGGGCTCCCTCCTCCAAGGGTCATGGCCCCTTCCCTGCCATTGCATTACCTGTGGGGGGATGGGGTAGAAATCCCCCCCTTAGGCTACGCACAGGgcagggtggagccaggaggcacTTCGCCTAGGCCCTACGTAAATACGCTGGGCGCCAGTAGGCACCCCGGCCCGCTGGAAGTGGGCGGGCAGCTGTGGGACCCCTCCCCAATGACCATCCCTGAGCAGAGGCagttgggaggagggggtgaggcCCCAGGTGCAAGGTGAGACAGGGGCCCTGGGGCGTGTccccagtgggggcggggcccctcACTCCTCCAGGTGCTGGGCAAAGGGGTTGTCGTTGGTGCCGCCCTGCAGGACGCAGTACACGTAGGCCAGGAAGGCGGCCAGTGCCCcgaagagcagcagctgcagccagaggggcAGGAAGCGCCGGGAGCcttcccccgcagccccccccggtCCCCCACGGGGCAGGGGGTGGATGGCACGACGCGGCTCCACTCgcatggggggcggggcaggccgggtCTGGCAAACCCGCTGGTAGGAGACGCTGTccctgcgggggaaggggcagaagtTAGTGCTCAgtcacccccacagctccccccttaGACTCCAGCCCCCTCCCGTCAATGCCAGCTGGCCCCTCGGAGGGGGGCCCTACCCCAACAACTGCGTCTCACCTCTCAGCCTCCTCTGTCCTGCTGGGGGCGTAGGCCGCGGACTCGCCGATCTGCAAGGAAAAGCATCGGCCGTCACGCCCCAGGCTGGCCAATTTCACACCCACCTGGTTCGCAAACGTGTTCACctgaaacctcccccccccaaggccCTTGGGCCTGtcccctcacttctgtgctgctgccacagcTGGGCGCTTCCGGGGTCTGAGGTGCCTGTGCAGAGcagtctgcaggggagggagggaacacacaGATGGCTGCTTCtacagggaagaggggagggggagctgtggggggagggctgctaaggggggggagggagccctggcaCATTTTCTACCGCAGTGAAATTGGTAGGGCCCCAATCATCAGGTTACTCCAGGCAtggggggctgcaggtgctgTCCAGCTATGGGGCAGGAGCTCGCTCAGCCACATACCCTGGCTCTGTCTAGGGAGTCATTTGCATCTCTCCAGCACGGGACACGCTGCACCACCAGCCTTTCCTTGgggagtccccctccccctgcaccctctttGGCTCTGGAACAGCAGACACTAAGCAGTGCCAGCCCGGCAGCGCTGGGCGCAGAGGCAAGCCGGGGCCCTTCGTGCTCTAGCACTAGAGCAAGTGGCCTTAATTCAGCTCCCTTCGAAAGGGAGAGACCTAAACTGAATGAAGGGCACCTCCAGGGTTGCGTGTGCTTCAACAGGAGCGCGCCCGGGCCCGACAGTCACACTCGAGGCCTTACTCGGGGGGACCAAGGGAGGAGCTAGAGTCCAGCGATTCCCTTTTCGTTTGCCATGACGGGAGCGGCAGAGCCAGCGGGAAGGATTCGATTCTTATCGATCGAGCCCAGCAAAGCTCGGTTTCCGCAGACACTCAACTCAAAAAAAAGAAAGGCGGGCTACTGACAGCAACAGCCAGCGGGGACCGCTTCTCGGGCTGTGGTTCAGGGTACTTGCTCTGCTTGGGTAGGCCATGCTGACAGCTGGTGCTTTAACAGTTACAAAGTTGACATTTTGTTACAAAGGTGCCCTGGggcggccaggcacctgctgctggGTCATGCTTCCGGACAGCCGCCAgcgggggtcacccacagcccatgcAGAGCAACCAGCAAGGGACTGACTCTACACCACACAACATCACCCAACTTAGTTCCAGCTtcaccagcccctcccatcacccaGCCGCCAACAGCCTGCCAGGCTGGACCAGCAGCCAAGTGCAGGATTGCCCCAGGGTGCTGGAGATGGGGCAGAATTGGGGGTCAGATGTGGTAGGACCAAGTAGGAGGGAGCGGAGGGGCAGTGTGAGAGTCTgggttggggcggggggcagagagcGTAGGGAGAGAActggagctgccccctgccccagatccctgcccccaaaTAAGGCCTGACTTACCGGCTGGCGGGCAGTGGCTTCCCCCATGGGACCTGGGCCTGACCCGTAGAaccacgaggaggaggaggaggaagattcttCGTAAGACTCGCTGTCCACatctgggggggaggagtggggtgaGATAGGGGCTGGGCGtggctcttctccccccacccccccagagcaCCACCCCTGGAACTCCCTGGTGCAGGAATGTCAATGTGGCCTGGGGGAcggggtggggatggggtgtcAGGCCCAGGCCTGAGAAGTTacaaagcttcccctcccctctgtgttCCCACACATCCTCCCTGCTCTGTACCCCCCTTGCACCCGCACCAGAGGAaatgcctgcccccctcaccatcCCCAAGGTAGCTGGTGCGACCCTCTCGGCGAGGAAAATCATACAGCTCCCGCGTGTACGTCCTGGTGGGGCTGGATATCTGGAGGCAGAGACACACAGGAGGGATTAGTGGGAGGGCACCTTtagcccccacccccatgggagAAAGGAACCCCCAGATGCCCCAACCTTTGTACCCCAAGTCCAGGAAAACTgccatgcccctcactcccaacccacagtctGCTGCTCATCCCAGCCTGAGctctgccggcgcccctcacttgccacccacagcccctgccagcccagcccccccctccggccctgccCGACCCAGGGTGCCCACCCCCCAAGCTCTGCCCACGGCCCTCACTCCACCCCGCAGCCCCTCTCACTGTCGTCCCCGTAGCGGTGCCGCTCCTCTGGTGGGCGGTAGCTGTAGGATTCCTGGATGTAGGTCTTGGTAGTGCTGGGCTCTGGACAcacagaaaagggggggggggggagggtgtcagcgGCTACgctgctggctcctccccagccctcctggccccccactCACCCGAGTAGCTCACAGACCCCCCAGGGGCGACAGCTTGGTGCGCTGGCTCTCGAACTCATAGATCTTCTTCTCATAGAGCTTCCGGGTCGATCCTGGGGGCCGggagacaagggggggggggtcaggtggGCCCAcggtgccctgccccccacagctcacagaatgtctctgccccccccccatccctgctccgcCTGTTCCCATCACACCCCGCTGgctgccccccagagcctgcTTCTCTTGCCTCCCCacggccccccagcgccccccccagatcccccctcgcggccccccagccccccccagatccccccccgcggccccccccagctcctccctcgcggccccccagcgcccctcccccccgtacccACGACGGGCCCGTGCGCGATGCCGTAGCGCTGCAGCCGGGCGACGAGCTCGGTGTCCGACAGGTCCCGGTACCGCTCCatggcgggcggggcggggcgggcgcttccGGCGCGGAGCGGGCCCAGGAGGCGCCAGCGGCGACAGGAAGTGACacgcgggggaggggccggcaagGGCGCAGCGCGCCGCCCCGAGCAACGCCCCGCCCCGCTGGGCCCGCCCTAGCAACGCCCCGCCCCGCTCGGCCCGCCCTAGCAACCGCTCGCCCCGCCCCGCTGGGCCCGCCCTAGCAACGCCCCGCCCCGCTCGGCCCGCCCTAGCAACGCCCCGCCCCGCTCTGCTCGGCCCGCCCTAGCAacgccccgccccgctccgctccgctcGGCCCGCCCTAGCAACGGCTCGCTCGGCCCGCCCTAGCAACGCCCTAGCCCGCGTGTccgcccagcttcccccccccctccctggcaaCGGTCTCGCGCCCCTCGCAacgccccctcccagctggggaactccccgcccgccccgctgagcccgggcgcctgggttctgggggggggggcagggcgcctgggtcctgggggggggcagggcgcctgggttcggggggggcagggcgcctgggccctcggggggggcagggcgcctgggtcctcgggggggagcagggcgcCTGGGTCctcgggggggagcagggcgcctgggttcggggggggcagggcgtctGGGCcctcggggggggcagggcgcctgggtcctcgggggggagcagggcgcctgggttcgggggggcagggcgcctgggccctcggagggggggcagggtgcctgggtcctcgggggggggcagggcgcctgggacctcggggggggcagggcgcctgggttcgggggggcagggcgcctgggccctcggggggggcagggcgcctgggttcgggggggcagggcgcctgggccctcgggggggggcagggcgcctgggacctcggggggggcagggcgcctgggttcgggggggcagggcgcctgggccctcggggggggcagggcgcctggGTTCGGTGGGGCAGGGCGCCTGGGCcctcggggggggcagggcgcctgggttcgggggggcagggcgcctgggtcctcgggggggggcagggcgcctgggttcgggggggcagggcgcctgggccctcggggggggcagggcgcctgggttcgggggggcagggcccctgggccctcggaggggggcagggcgctcaCCGCCCCCAGAAGGCCGCGGGAGATACGAGCCCGTGTGACTCATCACTTCTCCTTGGCCAGTTTCGATTTCCCCacgagcgccccgcccccccgcccccccaaacaggTGTCCTGCCCTCCCGCAGCTCACACAGCGCCAGGGCACCGCGAGAGACACTCCTGCAGGGAGAGCGGGGCGCCTGCACacactgggaaactgaggcacgcagtcACTGAGCAGGTGAGTGtcctggtcccccccccgccctaaccactagaccccactcccctcccattgctggggacagagcccaggagtcctggctcccagcccctccctcccccgccctaaccactagactccactcccctcccattgCGGGGGGGatggagcccaggagtcctggctcccagcccctccctcccccgccctaaccactagaccccactcccctcccattgCTGGGGAcggagcccaggagtcctggctcccagcccctccctcccccgccctaaccactagactccactcccctcccattgctggggacagagcccaggagtcctggctcccagcccctccctcccccgccctaaccactagactccactcccctcccattgcgggggggacggggacggagcccaggagtcctggctcccagcccctccctcccccgccctaaccactagactccattCCCCTCCCATTGCTGGGGAcggagcccaggagtcctggctccctgctctaccccagagACAGCCGCATCACCTGCTTCCCCTCACTCCTCTTCCTCTCCGACCCCAGCCATGCTGGCCCCTCAGGATTTCCAAACCTTCGTCTTTCTGGACCTGGAGACCAccggcctgccccaggagcaccCCCGCTTGGCTGAGCTGTGCCTCTTCGCCCTGCATCGCCGCTCCCTCCTACAGCGCCCCCCGCAGGACGCCGCTGGCGCCCCCCAGTTGCCCCGCATCCTGGACCAGCTGACCCTGTGCATCGACCCCCTGAAGCCCTTCAGCCCGAAAGCCGCCGACATCACGGGGCTCagccagcagggcctgcaggagaACGGCAAGCGGGGTCTGGACCAGGCCGTGGCTCGGGCCCTGGGCGGGTTCCTGGCCCGCCAAGCCGCCCCCCTCTGCCTGGTGGCCCACAATGGCTTCGACTACGATTTCCCCTTGCTGCGGGCGGAGCTGGCGCGTGTGGGGGCCGAGCTGCCTCCTGGCACCGGCTGCCTGGACACCCTGAGGGCcctgcaggagctgggcctggggagCGAGAGGGGCTACAACCTGGGGGCGCTGTTCCGGGGGCTCTTCGGCAGGGAGCCCGACGGGGCCCACTCGGCCGAGGGCGACGTCCGCACCCTCCTCGCCATCTTCCTCGCCCGGGCCCCGGCCCTCATGGGCTGGGCGGCAGAGAAGGCCCGAGCCTGGGAGGAAGTGACCCCCATGTAGCCCCCCAGCACACAGTGAGCGCCAAGAGCCCTGGGCGCTctctggggggaaggaagagggggagaggtctgagagccaggacgcctgggttctcagagaggagtgggggctagtgcttagagcgggggtggggggctgcgagCCATTACCTGGGTTGTGttggctctgggtggggagtggggggctgggggttacagcaggggaggactcctggggtctgtcttgtgtctgggtggggggggggggctgggggttacagcaggggaggactcctggggtctgtcttgtgtctgggggggggggggctgggggttacagcaggggaggactcctggggtctgtcttgtgtctgggtggggagtggggggctgggggttacagcgggggaggactcctggggtctgtcttgtgtctgggtggggaggggggggctgggggttacagcgggggaggactcctggggtctgtcttgtgtctgggtggggaggggggggctgggggttacagcaggggaggactcct is from Pelodiscus sinensis isolate JC-2024 unplaced genomic scaffold, ASM4963464v1 ctg102, whole genome shotgun sequence and encodes:
- the EMD gene encoding emerin translates to MERYRDLSDTELVARLQRYGIAHGPVVGSTRKLYEKKIYEFESQRTKLSPLGGASSPSTTKTYIQESYSYRPPEERHRYGDDTADCGLGVRGMAVFLDLGYKGWGIWGFLSPMGVGAKGALPLIPPVCLCLQISSPTRTYTRELYDFPRREGRTSYLGDDVDSESYEESSSSSSSWFYGSGPGPMGEATARQPIGESAAYAPSRTEEAERDSVSYQRVCQTRPAPPPMRVEPRRAIHPLPRGGPGGAAGEGSRRFLPLWLQLLLFGALAAFLAYVYCVLQGGTNDNPFAQHLEE
- the TREX2 gene encoding three prime repair exonuclease 2 encodes the protein MLAPQDFQTFVFLDLETTGLPQEHPRLAELCLFALHRRSLLQRPPQDAAGAPQLPRILDQLTLCIDPLKPFSPKAADITGLSQQGLQENGKRGLDQAVARALGGFLARQAAPLCLVAHNGFDYDFPLLRAELARVGAELPPGTGCLDTLRALQELGLGSERGYNLGALFRGLFGREPDGAHSAEGDVRTLLAIFLARAPALMGWAAEKARAWEEVTPM